The stretch of DNA CCAATGAGGCAACATTGGGTGTGATGAGTAAAATCTTGCCGGGCCTGATTATTTTTTCTGACGAAATGAACCACGCCTCTATGATTTCAGGTATACAGCGCGCGCAAAAGGCGGGCGTCTGTGAAAAACGCATCTTCAAACACAATGATTTGACCGACCTCGAAGCGAAGCTGAAAGCCGCCCCTAAGGATGCGCCAAAGCTTATTGCCTTTGAAAGCGTTTATTCTATGGATGCCGATATTGCCCCGATTGAGCAAATTTGTGATTTAGCCGATAAATACGGCGCGTTGACCTATATCGACGAGGTGCACGCCGTTGGCATGTACGGGCCGCACGGCGGCGGCATATGCGAAGAGCGTGATCTGATGCACCGGGTCGATATTATCCAAGGCACGCTAGCCAAAGCCTACGGCATGATTGGCGGCTATATTGCGGCTGATATTGATATTATCGATGCTGTGCGCTCGCTTGCGTCTGGCTTTATATTCACGACCTCTATCCCGCCCAGTACAGCGGCCGGTGCACTGCGCTCTGTAAAGGTGCTTAAGATGTCTCCGCATATGCGCGAACAACATCAAGAGCGCGCCAATGCGCTTAAGTCACGCTTCCGTGCGCATGGCTTGCCATTTATTGATGGCGATACCCATATTGTGCCCTTGATGGTGGGCGACCCTGTTAAATGCAAAGCAATATCGGATGATCTTATCCATCGCTTTGGTATTTATGCGCAGCCGATTAACTTCCCAACGGTACCGCGCGGCACAGAGCGTCTACGCTTTACGCCCAGCCCGTTTCACACAGACGCCATGATGGACGCCTTGCTTGATGCGGTGAATACAATTTGGGCAGAGCAGGGATTAGCACGTAAGCAGGTTGCGTAATTAACCCTTACTCTTCTTTTGTGCTACCAATCATGACGGGCTCGCCAAAGCCTAATCTCGCGGTGCCTTCTGCTTGCGTCTGCGCGTCGCCGACAACGACGTAGTTCATGGCGTCCACTGGCATGTATTTCTCGACCAAGGCCTTGACGTCATCCACAGTCATATTAGCGATACGCTCCGCGTTAACTGCTTTGAAATCAGGGGCATAGCCGTAATTGCTAATTTGCGACACGAGCGATAATTTATCACTTAGCGTCTCAGTCTTTAGCGCTTGGCCACGCAGCAGCGCGTCCTTCATTACGGATAAATCATCCTCAGAAAATGTCGTGCCGTAATTGCCAACGATGTCTTTAATTAGTTCAAGACTTTCTGTGGTGACATTGGACCGTACAGAGGACCCGATAAAGAAAAACCCACGTTCATCAGAGGCGCTGAACCTAGACCCTATACCGTAGGTATAGCCTTTTTCCACACGCAATGTGTTATTCAAGCGAGAGGTATAAATCCCGCCGAGAGGAAAGTTGATAGCCTCGACTAAAGGGAAGTCTGGATCTGTCGCCAGCAGTGATGGGCGTTGAATGCGAAGGGTTGATTGTTTTGCCCCCGGCACATCAAAGAAATAGACCTTGGATTCTGTGACCTCATTGGGGGGCGCTAATGTGATGGGGCGCATTGTGACGGTGTTCCATGCGCTTGCCATGGGCGAAAAAGCGCGTTTTACATCGGCTTTATCCACGGCACCGACAACTTTTAACTTAGCAGAAGCGGGGGCGTAATAATCACGGTGAAAGGCTTTCAAATCATCCAATGTTACGTCACCAAGAGCCTCTTCAGGTCCGTAAGTCGTATAGTGGTAGATGTGATCTTCGGGATAGAGTAACTTTGCGGTCTCCCTGCGCGAAATTGAGCCCGGGTCAGCTTCTGCCGTTTTAATGGCGTTTAGCGTTTTAATTTTCAGTAGCTCAAACTCTTCAGCGTCCCATGCGGGCTCTGTTAGAAATTCCGTCACAAGCGCGATTGTGGCGTCGAAATTTCGCGCGAGGCTATTGCCAGATATGGACACCGTTTCTGATCCAATATTGACCGACACATCCGAGCCGAGCGATTTAATCGCGTCTTCAAGCTCTGCTGTGGATTTATTTTCTGTGCCTTTAAGCATCATATCCGCGGTCAGCGCGGGAACAGCGGGCTTCGCCACGTCGCCGCGTTTACGGCCCGCATCAATTGTCATGCTGAAATAAACCAGCGGCGTCTCGCGGCTCTCTATGCCGTGAACGGACACACCATTGGATAGCTCGCCGGTCCAAACTTGTGGGCTGGGGAGGGTGTAGGCTGCGCCAAAGTCTGGCTCCACTGTGCGGTCAAAGGATGATGGTGTGGGGGTGAATGTGCGCGCGGTTGGGTCAAACTCAACGGCGGCATCGGCACCGGGCACGATTTTTTCTTCAACGATATCGGCTTTCACCGCCCCGTCCAGCACGAGGTCAGCTTGTCCCGCAGGCACCACCGATGTGTAAAGGCGCGGCCGGTCTTTGATATAGGCGTTATAAACACGCATCACGTCCTCTGTGGTAACCGCGTTCAGCCCCGCAAGTCGTGTTTTGTAAAAGCCCGGATCGCCCGTGAACAGATTATCTTCGCCCAGTTGAATGGCTTTACCCAATACGCTTTGGATTTCATTGTAAAACCCGACCTCAAGTGATGCCTTGATGCGGTCAAGGGCAGCTTGCGGAATACCGTTTTCCTCAAACCGGGCAAAGCCGTCCGCTATGGGTTGGGATAGGCGCTCTAGCGGTTGGCCTTCTTCGCCGCGCATGATCAGGTAAAACTCACCTGCGATTTCGGCTTGGTTATGGAATGTCGTGACGCCCGATGTGACTTTTGTCTCGTCAATCAGAACTTCATTAAGCGGTGCGGACTTTCCGTCCGTGAGGTAAGTGGACAAAATATCAAGCGCGTAGCTATCAGGATGGTATTTTTCGACCGTTGGCCATACGGCGGTGAATTGCGGTAACTTGGCAAAATTATCCTCATAATAAAGGGACGTCGTTTCGGTGAGGTTTGAGGCGCGCGCAGGGTAGGGTTCTGCCAAGGGGCCGCGCGGTATTTCGCCGAAATATTTCTCGACATAGGCTTTGGCCTCTGACGGGTCAAAATCACCTGTGATTGTCACAGTGACATTATTTGGCACATACCACCGCTTATAAAAGTCCTTCACATCATCCAGCGTCGCGGCATCAAGGTCAGCAAGAGAGCCAATAACTTGCCAATTATAAGGATGGTCGGTTGGGTAAAGGGCTTTGCCGATAATGTACCAATTATGTCCGTATGGGACGTTATCGACCCGTTGGCGTTTCTCGTTTTTGACGACCTGTTTTTCATTATCAATCACGCCTTGGGTGACGGTGTTGATGAAATAACCTAATTTATCGGCTTCCGCCCAAACGACTTTTTCCAGCGCGTCTGCGGGGACCGCTTGGAAATATTGCGTCATATCATTGGTGGTAAAGCCGTTTGTGCCTTCGCCGCCGATACGCGTGTTCATTTCGTCAAGACCGCCGTAGCCGAGGTTTTCTGAATCAAGGAAAAGTAGGTGTTCAAATAAATGCGCAAAACCTGTGCGTCCTGTGACTTCGCGCGCAGAACCAACATGCACAGCCAAGTTTATCGCGACAATCGGGTCAGAGCGGTCAACATGCAGCACAACATCAAGACCGTTGTCCAGCGTGTACTTCTCAAAATCCAGCGTCAGCGCGCTGGTGGCATCTTTGGCAGATTGCGCACTATCTGTCGCTGGGCTGCAAGCGGACAATACCAGAGGCGCGCTCAGCAGAGATACAGCCGCGAGGCCTGTAAAGACGGGTCGGAAACTAAAATGTGAGAATGTCATGCAAAGCCCCATATGGCGTTAGATTTGGGTTAATCTTAACGCCTAGGGGTCGCCGCGCAAGCGGATTAATGTGGGCTTAGGTCTGGTCGCTTAAATAGAGCCAACGTGAGAACATAGCCAGCAACCCAATGCTGCCAGAACACATGATAAATATTAGCCAGAAGGGCAGCTTCATACCCATCGTTTTGGCCTTTGGCACGAGCGCGCACCACGCAATGCCAATCGCCAGCAATAAATCGAGCCAGACCTGATTGCCCCAAAAATCCTGCGTGTGGTTTGCCCAAAACCCCAGCGGGCCTTCGGTGATGACAGCAAGCAGTGAGAAAGCAAAGAACGCCACGCCAAAGGCTGCGGGGATAGTCCAGCGTATATTGCGAGACTGGTCGCCCTTGATCATCATGATGACAGTCACAATTGGGAAAATAAGAAGCGAGACGAGGGGCAGGATAAGATAGTTGGACATGGGACACCTTTCGTTTTGGGATTGGTGAGGCAATATCCACGGCAAAACAATTACCTGTGGGGTAAGTGCATTTTCGCTGCGCTATGGTAGATATATTTATGGCATCAACATTTGGACAGATTTTAAAGCACTGGCGTGAAGCGCGGCGTTATAGTCAGCTCGCATTATCAGTCGAGGCGGATATGTCGTCGCGCCACCTTAGTTTTTTAGAAACAGGACGCTCCAAACCCAGCCGCGCCAGCGTTTTACGTCTGGCCCGAACCTTGGATATGCCGCGCGCCAGCGTGAATGAGGCGCTAAAAGCGGCAGGGCTTTCAGCCGAATATTCCGCATTGGCGCTGTCCGCGACGGAGCTTGCACCTGCCATGGACGCGATTGATTTAATCTTAAAAAACCACGCGCCTATGCCGGCTATTGTGATTGATGAGGCGTGGATGATTGTCGGGGGTAATCCGCCTGCTATGGCGATGATCGATGTGCTGCCCTTTGCGGGCTCACTCTGTATTGTTGATGCCCTACTGAACGATGACCCCGATGCACCAATATTTCTGAACTGGGAGACGATTGCGGTCTGGACACTTTTGCGGTTGCAAAATGAGGCGACCAAAGCCGGTGCTGACAGTGCGGTTGCGGCTCTTTATCAACGGTTTTCCACCCATCCCCGACTAAAGGATGCCAATCAAGCGTCATTTTCAGATTACGGGCCCGTCCTGACCATGCGCTGCCGTTTGGGGGATATGGAGCTATCTTTATTCACCATGATTGCAGAGTTTTCCACCGTTCAAGATATCACCATGAACGAAACACGTGTCGAGTTGTTCTTCCCGGCCGATGAGGCAACAAAAGCGTTCTTTGAGGCGACGGCCTAGCCGTCAAATCGGCCCGCTTTTACGTCTTTACGCAACTCGCTGGCCTCAAAAATCCGTCCGTTCATAACGCCGTAAACGCCAGATGGCATGGTTTGGGCGGCAATCACGGCCCCGCCGATATTAAAGCCTGCGTCGGATTTACCGAGGGAGAATGGCCGCATTGACCCTGTTAGGATAACGGTTTTATCCCCTATACGACCGGACAGAAATTTGGCTGTTTGCTCCATCGTACCCGTGCCGTGTGTGATAACAATTTGCGTCTCAGGCGCGACTAATACGGCTTGTAAGATATGCTCGCGGTCATTGTCGGTCATATCGAGGCTATCTAGGCGCATTAAATTTTCAATACGCGGCATAAAACTACGCCCAATCCTCAGCAATTCCTCCATATGGGAGTTTTCACCAAAGACGAGGCCTTCAGTATAAGTATCATGGATTTTATCGAGCGTACCGCCCGTTGTCAGGATTAGCATAGTCATAACGCCCCCATAACGCAGTAAATTATGTTTGCAAGCCCGCTTTCTGAACGCTAGATAAACGGCGCGTAAGGCGTCTATGCGTGAACGGGGCTTCTGCCTTTAAATTACGCCATTACACCCTATATGAAGCGTGTAGATGATGAAGGAGACCATATGCTACTGACCATGATGAAGGGTAAAATTCACCGTGCAACGGTAACCCAAGCCGATTTGCATTATGAAGGCTCTATTTCCATTGATCAGGACCTGCTCGATAAAGCGGGTATATTGCCGAATGAGCAAGTGGATATCCTCAACATCAATAATGGCGAGCGGTTTACGACATACGCCATTACCGCACCGCGCGGGTCAAAAACATTTGGTCTAAACGGTGCCGCTGCGCGCCGCGTGCAACTGGGTGATAAGATTATCATCATTACCTATTGCCAGATGGAAGCGGAAAAAGCGCGCAACTATGCCCCGCATGTTGTGCTGTTGGATGAAAATAACGAGATTTATCACCCGCCTGTGCATTAGGCGCGAGTTTGATTTTAGAGTATGAAGCCTCCGGTAACGGGGGCTTTTTTGTGGGCTGTCGAGGATGCTTTGGTTATTTAAAATACGGCCATTTATAAAACATATCCCCGTGCGAAAAAGGGGTCGTAATATGCAGCATGGATTTAAATGCGCCCCTATACCGTGATGACATGGCCCCGCGATACGGTGCAGTCAATCATGGCGTTTACGGGGTGCTCGCGAGAATTTTTCTTTGGCTAAGGGCCGTATTGGGGCAGGAGGTTCGCCCTCATGCCTCCGCGCAGAATTATGATGTGTACACGCTCAACCGTGAACGCCGTCATCGGCAGGTGCGCTTTTTTACTCGCGCCGTTCCGCCAGCACGCAATCACGGCCCGTTTCATAAATTTGGACCGCGCGGTGTAAGCCCGACACAGTTTTTAGAACGGCTTTGCCGTCTGTCGGTTGATGGGCGTATTACGGTTTACCGTATGGTCTATTGGTCATCTCGTATGACCCGCGAAGCCTTTATGGCAATCTTGATATTCGGAGAGTTTCGGAAGGCCGCTGGTTTATGGGACGCGCATATTCCGCCAGATTAACAGACTTTTTTCTGTATTTTTGACCAAATTTATAGCGTGAAATGCCCCATTTCATGACCATATCAGCACGGCTATATTACGGCGTCACGGCCAGCCCAACCACCGCTAAAGACTTTCCATCAGGACTAAAGCTCAGTCTTGCCACGCCTTCAATTCCGTAATCAGGTAGCTCCGCGACGTCTGCCCAACCGTCCATGCCCACTTGCCAGCGGTAGAGACCATCATCCTGAATGATAAACACTGACCCGTCTGGCGCCCAAGCGTAATTGGCGTTGGGGCCATTAAGCGCGGTGAGGGGGCGAACGGAGTGAGTTTCGGGGTCGAGTTCTTTGATCCAGACGCTTTCGTCGCCTTGGCGGTGGACGAAGCTAAATTTATTGGTGCTGGGAATGACATAAGGCGTGGAGGGCACGGCATTGCCGCTGATGTAACGGCTTTGTGCGCCGTCTGTATCGGTGAGGCTCACGTTAAAACCATAGCGTGACCAATAAAGCACATCCCCCGTGCCGTGGTTCCATGCATAATAACCAATGGGTTCACGCAGGGTGTCACCGGGCAGAAGATTAGACGTTTTACCTGAGCCGTCGCGCTGCATTGTGACAATGGTTTGCGCTGCCCCGGGGCCGTCACTGACAAAGGAAATGGTGGTATTATCAGGCGAGGACACGGGTGAAAATTCGCTGGTGATTGTGTTTGTTATTTGGGTCGATGTGCCGATTTTGATGTCATATTCATAGACATCAGTTTGGTAATCATCCCCGCGCGAATAGAGAAATGATTGGCTATCCGCCGTGAAGCTAGGTTGATTATCGTAACCTGCCCGCGTTGTGACATTGCGCGGATTGGATAGGCTTGGGGCTTGACCTAGGATTATGTCAAAAAGGAAAATATCGGTTTCTGGCAAGCCCGCTTTTTCACGCGGTGCAGGGTCTTCATTGGGTGCGGCTTGGGCGGCATAGGCCGGAACCGAAACGCACGATAGCGCAACCATGATAAGGCAGAAGGCTCGTTTAAATTTTAAATCGCGCATCACTTATGCTCCTTGCCGACTGTCTGACTGAGCGTTTAATCCTGCAATTTAATGTTTGCTTGCGCAATAGGGCGCGTCACAGTGAGAGGGATTTGATTTTGAGAAATGGTAGGGGGTGAGGGACTTGAACCCCCGACCAATCCGTTATGAGCGGACGGCTCTAACCAACTGAGCTAACCCCCCGCGCAAAGCTGCGGTAGAGCGGTTCTATAGCGCGGGAATTCTTGGGTTTAAAGCCCAAAAGTGACAATTTGCGCCTTGGCAAACACGGGGGCTTCGGGCAACACATTCGCATGGACGGATGGCCAATACCCGTGGGGCAGACCCTTGTGACTTACGCTGCGTTTGTGGCCATTATTATTGCACGATATTTTATGATTGTTTGGCCAATTCATTGGGCTTTGTGGCAGCGCGATCCGTCC from Fretibacter rubidus encodes:
- the panD gene encoding aspartate 1-decarboxylase, which produces MLLTMMKGKIHRATVTQADLHYEGSISIDQDLLDKAGILPNEQVDILNINNGERFTTYAITAPRGSKTFGLNGAAARRVQLGDKIIIITYCQMEAEKARNYAPHVVLLDENNEIYHPPVH
- a CDS encoding asparaginase domain-containing protein, whose translation is MTMLILTTGGTLDKIHDTYTEGLVFGENSHMEELLRIGRSFMPRIENLMRLDSLDMTDNDREHILQAVLVAPETQIVITHGTGTMEQTAKFLSGRIGDKTVILTGSMRPFSLGKSDAGFNIGGAVIAAQTMPSGVYGVMNGRIFEASELRKDVKAGRFDG
- a CDS encoding M16 family metallopeptidase; the encoded protein is MTFSHFSFRPVFTGLAAVSLLSAPLVLSACSPATDSAQSAKDATSALTLDFEKYTLDNGLDVVLHVDRSDPIVAINLAVHVGSAREVTGRTGFAHLFEHLLFLDSENLGYGGLDEMNTRIGGEGTNGFTTNDMTQYFQAVPADALEKVVWAEADKLGYFINTVTQGVIDNEKQVVKNEKRQRVDNVPYGHNWYIIGKALYPTDHPYNWQVIGSLADLDAATLDDVKDFYKRWYVPNNVTVTITGDFDPSEAKAYVEKYFGEIPRGPLAEPYPARASNLTETTSLYYEDNFAKLPQFTAVWPTVEKYHPDSYALDILSTYLTDGKSAPLNEVLIDETKVTSGVTTFHNQAEIAGEFYLIMRGEEGQPLERLSQPIADGFARFEENGIPQAALDRIKASLEVGFYNEIQSVLGKAIQLGEDNLFTGDPGFYKTRLAGLNAVTTEDVMRVYNAYIKDRPRLYTSVVPAGQADLVLDGAVKADIVEEKIVPGADAAVEFDPTARTFTPTPSSFDRTVEPDFGAAYTLPSPQVWTGELSNGVSVHGIESRETPLVYFSMTIDAGRKRGDVAKPAVPALTADMMLKGTENKSTAELEDAIKSLGSDVSVNIGSETVSISGNSLARNFDATIALVTEFLTEPAWDAEEFELLKIKTLNAIKTAEADPGSISRRETAKLLYPEDHIYHYTTYGPEEALGDVTLDDLKAFHRDYYAPASAKLKVVGAVDKADVKRAFSPMASAWNTVTMRPITLAPPNEVTESKVYFFDVPGAKQSTLRIQRPSLLATDPDFPLVEAINFPLGGIYTSRLNNTLRVEKGYTYGIGSRFSASDERGFFFIGSSVRSNVTTESLELIKDIVGNYGTTFSEDDLSVMKDALLRGQALKTETLSDKLSLVSQISNYGYAPDFKAVNAERIANMTVDDVKALVEKYMPVDAMNYVVVGDAQTQAEGTARLGFGEPVMIGSTKEE
- a CDS encoding helix-turn-helix domain-containing protein → MASTFGQILKHWREARRYSQLALSVEADMSSRHLSFLETGRSKPSRASVLRLARTLDMPRASVNEALKAAGLSAEYSALALSATELAPAMDAIDLILKNHAPMPAIVIDEAWMIVGGNPPAMAMIDVLPFAGSLCIVDALLNDDPDAPIFLNWETIAVWTLLRLQNEATKAGADSAVAALYQRFSTHPRLKDANQASFSDYGPVLTMRCRLGDMELSLFTMIAEFSTVQDITMNETRVELFFPADEATKAFFEATA
- the hemA gene encoding 5-aminolevulinate synthase; this translates as MPYHAQFKRAVAAVRDEGRYRVFQDIRRKRGAFPTATWYPDAQTEREITVWCSNDYLGMGQNACVVDAVKQAVDSAGTGSGGTRNISGTTHYHVMLERELAQLHGKDGALVMTSGYVANEATLGVMSKILPGLIIFSDEMNHASMISGIQRAQKAGVCEKRIFKHNDLTDLEAKLKAAPKDAPKLIAFESVYSMDADIAPIEQICDLADKYGALTYIDEVHAVGMYGPHGGGICEERDLMHRVDIIQGTLAKAYGMIGGYIAADIDIIDAVRSLASGFIFTTSIPPSTAAGALRSVKVLKMSPHMREQHQERANALKSRFRAHGLPFIDGDTHIVPLMVGDPVKCKAISDDLIHRFGIYAQPINFPTVPRGTERLRFTPSPFHTDAMMDALLDAVNTIWAEQGLARKQVA